A DNA window from Mobula birostris isolate sMobBir1 chromosome 3, sMobBir1.hap1, whole genome shotgun sequence contains the following coding sequences:
- the LOC140195232 gene encoding adiponectin receptor protein 1-like, with the protein MSVQRSASEVCGASSNGGQASNIELAELLDDKPKPQAGGNSAVGMEVKTDPGTQNEEEEEEEVRVLTLPLQAHHAMEKMEEFVYKVWEGRWRVIPYDVLPDWLKDNDYLLYGHRPPMPSFRACFKSIFRIHTETGNIWTHLLGFVFFLGLGILTLLRPNMYFMAPLQEKVVFGMFFLGAVLCLSFSWLFHTVYCHSEKVSRTFSKLDYSGIALLIMGSFVPWLYYSFYCSPQPRLIYLGIVCALGISAIIVAQWDRFATPKHRLTRAGVFLGLGLSGIVPTLHFTIAEGFVKATTVGQMGWFYLMAAMYITGAGLYAARIPERFFPGKCDIWFQSHQLFHVLVVIAAFVHFHGVSNLQEFRYGLEGGCTDDSLL; encoded by the exons ATGTCTGTCCAGAGGTCAGCGAGTGAAGTGTGTGGGGCATCCAGTAACGGTGGCCAGGCAAGCAACATTGAACTAGCTGAACTGCTGGATGACAAGCCCAAGCCCCAGGCCGGTGGGAACTCTGCAGTT GGAATGGAAGTTAAGACAGACCCTGGAACACAGAAtgaggaggaagaagaagaggaggtgCGAGTACTGACCCTCCCTCTTCAGGCTCATCATGCAATGGAGAAGATGGAGGAGTTTGTGTACAAG GTTTGGGAGGGCCGTTGGCGAGTGATCCCTTATGATGTGCTCCCCGACTGGCTGAAGGACAATGACTATCTCCTTTATGGACACAGGCCACCAATGCCCTCTTTTCGAGCTTGCTTCAAGAGCATCTTTAGAATCCACACAGAGACCGGTAACATCTGGACGCATCTCCTGG GTTTTGTCTTTTTCTTGGGTCTGGGAATCCTGACTCTCCTGAGGCCCAATATGTACTTCATGGCCCCCCTGCAGGAAAAGGTGGTCTTCGGAATGTTCTTCCTGGGAGCTGTCCTCTGTCTCAGCTTCTCCTGGCTCTTCCACACAGTGTACTGCCACTCTGAGAAAGTCTCCAGAACATTCTCGAA ATTGGACTATTCAGGAATCGCCTTGCTCATTATGGGCAGCTTCGTGCCCTGGCTGTACTATTCATTCTACTGCTCCCCCCAGCCCCGCCTCATCTACCTCGGCATTGTTTGCGCTCTAGGGATATCAGCCATTATCGTTGCTCAGTGGGACCGATTTGCAACACCTAAGCACCGGCTTACAAGAGCAG GGGTGTTTCTGGGTCTAGGCCTGAGTGGTATAGTACCCACTCTACATTTTACTATCGCTGAAGGCTTTGTAAAAGCAACAACTGTTGGACAGATGGGCTGGTTTTACCTGATGGCGGCGATGTACATCACTGGGGCTGGGTTGTATGCAGCTCGCATTCCAGAACGCTTCTTCCCTGGAAAGTGTGATATCTGG TTCCAGTCGCACCAGTTGTTCCATGTGCTGGTGGTGATTGCAGCCTTTGTTCACTTCCATGGAGTTTCCAACCTGCAGGAATTCCGATATGGGCTCGAAGGAGGTTGCACAGACGACTCACTGCTCTGA